Proteins encoded together in one Pseudomonas sp. Seg1 window:
- a CDS encoding curli assembly protein CsgF: MNSTTFSRRSGLWISGLLIGLASAAAVQATELVYTPVNPSFGGNPLNGTWLLNNAQAQNDHDDPDLKSRSSVAGTSALERFTSQLQSRLLGQLLDNISTGNTGSLSTDSFIVNVIDDSGALSIEVTDRATGEVSEIQVNGLNP; the protein is encoded by the coding sequence ATGAACAGCACAACGTTCTCACGGCGCAGCGGATTGTGGATCTCGGGGTTGTTGATCGGGCTCGCCAGCGCTGCCGCTGTCCAGGCCACTGAACTGGTCTACACGCCGGTCAACCCGTCGTTTGGCGGCAATCCGCTCAACGGCACTTGGTTGCTCAACAACGCTCAGGCGCAAAACGATCACGACGATCCGGACCTGAAAAGCCGTTCGAGCGTGGCCGGCACCTCGGCGCTGGAGCGCTTCACCAGTCAATTGCAATCGCGGCTGCTAGGGCAGTTGCTGGACAACATCTCCACTGGCAACACGGGGAGCCTGTCCACCGACTCTTTTATCGTCAACGTCATCGACGACTCCGGGGCACTGAGTATTGAAGTGACCGATCGAGCGACCGGTGAGGTTTCGGAAATTCAGGTGAACGGCCTCAACCCATGA
- a CDS encoding CsgG/HfaB family protein: MKKLIALGLMLATLQGCSLREPMPAEQDTETPTLTPRASTYYDLLKMPRPKGRLMAVVYGFRDQTGQYKPTPASSFSTSVTQGAASMLMDAMQASGWFVVLEREGLQNLLTERKIIRASQKKPNTPVNIQGELPPLQAANMMLEGGIIAYDTNVRSGGEGARYLGIDLQREYRVDQVTVNLRAVDVRSGQVLANVMTSKTIYSVARSAGIFKFIEFKKLLEAEVGYTTNEPAQLCVLSAIEAAVGHMVAQGIERRLWQVAGDASTPGQDDVLNRYLSQNKVDPDAE; encoded by the coding sequence ATGAAAAAATTAATCGCGCTAGGGCTGATGTTGGCGACATTACAAGGGTGCAGTCTGCGTGAGCCGATGCCGGCCGAGCAGGACACCGAAACCCCGACCCTGACTCCAAGGGCCTCGACTTATTACGACTTGCTGAAGATGCCGCGCCCCAAGGGGCGGCTGATGGCGGTGGTGTACGGCTTCCGTGATCAGACCGGGCAGTACAAGCCGACGCCAGCGAGTTCGTTTTCCACCAGCGTGACCCAGGGCGCGGCGTCGATGTTGATGGACGCTATGCAGGCCAGTGGCTGGTTTGTGGTGTTGGAGCGGGAAGGTCTGCAGAACCTGTTGACCGAGCGCAAGATCATTCGCGCGTCGCAGAAGAAGCCGAATACGCCGGTGAATATTCAGGGTGAGCTGCCACCGTTGCAGGCGGCGAACATGATGCTTGAGGGCGGGATCATCGCTTATGACACGAATGTGCGTAGCGGTGGGGAAGGGGCGCGGTATCTCGGGATCGATTTGCAGCGTGAGTATCGGGTGGATCAGGTGACGGTGAATTTGCGTGCGGTGGATGTGCGTAGCGGGCAGGTGTTGGCGAATGTGATGACCAGTAAGACGATTTATTCGGTGGCGCGCAGTGCCGGGATTTTCAAGTTTATCGAGTTCAAGAAGTTGCTTGAGGCTGAGGTTGGGTATACGACGAATGAGCCGGCGCAGTTGTGTGTGTTGTCGGCGATTGAGGCGGCGGTGGGGCATATGGTGGCGCAGGGGATTGAGCGGCGGTTGTGGCAGGTCGCGGGGGACGCTTCTACGCCTGGGCAGGATGATGTTTTGAATCGGTATTTGAGCCAGAACAAGGTTGATCCGGATGCCGAGTGA
- a CDS encoding type II toxin-antitoxin system RelE/ParE family toxin: MQIKWRPKARVELSKILKYIGERNFVAATALHKSVVKTTSALCWHPHLYRKGRSPGTREIVVSPNYLVVYQVADHIEIVSILHARQEYPRRDPG, translated from the coding sequence ATGCAGATTAAGTGGCGACCCAAGGCCAGGGTCGAACTCTCGAAAATCCTTAAGTACATTGGCGAGCGAAATTTTGTAGCGGCGACTGCACTTCACAAGTCCGTCGTAAAAACTACATCTGCGCTTTGTTGGCATCCACACCTGTATCGCAAAGGCCGCTCTCCCGGCACTCGAGAGATTGTCGTAAGCCCGAACTATCTCGTCGTTTATCAAGTGGCGGACCACATTGAGATTGTGAGCATCTTGCATGCGCGTCAGGAGTACCCTCGACGCGACCCCGGTTAA
- a CDS encoding curlin, translating into MFKLTPLTAALLVMISAQAMADDSLSNQSQAGTANIADVKQTQAPFSTATQTQLGQGNDAAAVQDHASSVITQDAVGDYNAGYAEQLYEDNATITQQQVGAFNTAHASQSLGFGSPNNALQQQQGTGNFSFVYQDSQNGSEGKTFQYGDSNEANIEQLYEGVGNSSVITQYGTANYGTAEQVTHNGGQIGINQAGESNYAYGDQRNGTGGNITINQFGNLNGTEIWQDSQLASQATINQYGDSNESVVDQSFGENNSAAVTQVGNSNAIYADQFESVNSTLALYQVGNGNVHFTYQNGEGHVLSATSVGNDNKVYASNWKGPQSGGQFGSNQRATVTQAGNGNIASFTQDGVGHVMTTHQTGTGNKTTVSQAESYNELYFDQNGSDNILISDQRGTGNLVQGSSNGTGNSAEFDQSGSGNQAYTAQLYGSDNQITVKQADTMNVAYVTQGGTGNIANVDQSGVTQTANIQQFGSANQATVLQQ; encoded by the coding sequence ATGTTCAAACTGACGCCCCTCACCGCCGCCCTCCTGGTCATGATCAGTGCCCAGGCCATGGCCGACGACAGCCTGTCCAACCAAAGCCAGGCCGGTACCGCCAACATCGCGGACGTGAAACAGACGCAGGCACCGTTCAGCACCGCCACCCAGACCCAACTGGGCCAGGGCAACGACGCCGCCGCCGTGCAAGACCACGCCAGCAGCGTGATCACCCAGGACGCGGTCGGCGACTACAACGCCGGTTACGCCGAACAACTTTACGAAGACAACGCCACCATCACCCAGCAACAGGTCGGCGCCTTCAACACCGCCCACGCCAGCCAGTCACTGGGCTTCGGCTCACCCAACAATGCGCTGCAACAGCAGCAAGGCACTGGCAACTTCTCGTTCGTCTATCAGGACTCGCAAAACGGCAGCGAAGGCAAAACCTTCCAGTACGGCGACAGCAACGAAGCCAACATCGAACAACTCTATGAAGGCGTCGGCAACAGCTCAGTGATCACCCAGTACGGCACCGCCAACTACGGCACCGCCGAACAGGTCACCCACAACGGCGGCCAGATCGGCATCAACCAGGCCGGCGAAAGCAACTACGCCTACGGCGACCAGCGCAACGGCACCGGCGGCAACATCACCATCAACCAGTTCGGCAACCTCAACGGCACCGAAATCTGGCAAGACTCGCAACTGGCCAGCCAAGCCACCATCAACCAATACGGCGACAGCAACGAATCCGTGGTCGACCAAAGCTTCGGCGAAAACAATAGCGCTGCCGTGACGCAGGTCGGCAACAGCAACGCGATCTACGCCGACCAGTTCGAATCGGTCAATTCGACACTGGCGCTCTATCAAGTCGGCAACGGCAACGTGCACTTCACCTACCAGAACGGCGAGGGCCACGTGCTCAGCGCCACCTCCGTGGGCAACGACAACAAGGTCTACGCCAGCAACTGGAAAGGTCCGCAATCGGGCGGACAGTTCGGCAGCAACCAACGTGCGACCGTCACCCAGGCGGGGAATGGCAACATCGCCAGCTTCACTCAGGATGGGGTTGGGCATGTGATGACCACGCACCAGACCGGGACCGGCAACAAGACCACGGTCAGTCAGGCCGAGTCGTATAACGAGCTTTATTTTGATCAGAATGGCAGCGACAACATTTTGATCTCGGATCAGCGTGGGACCGGCAACCTGGTGCAGGGTTCTTCGAATGGCACCGGAAACAGTGCTGAGTTTGATCAATCGGGATCGGGTAACCAGGCGTATACCGCGCAGTTGTATGGCAGTGACAACCAGATCACTGTGAAACAGGCTGATACGATGAACGTGGCGTATGTGACCCAGGGCGGGACGGGGAACATTGCCAATGTGGATCAGAGTGGGGTTACGCAGACGGCGAATATTCAGCAGTTCGGGTCGGCTAACCAGGCGACGGTTTTGCAGCAGTAG
- a CDS encoding curlin: MNTPTAALLCLLLLCSSAGVRADDLMDNDDLAPTSSDLGELPPPVGQQALIDQLGQANVALLQQNGQSLLGQIVQSGSNQEAYILQQGSDLMALINQNGSGNAASITQNGSHNRAQISQNGNNNDASIEQAGAGLQSAVTQSGNGMSVSVKQYR, encoded by the coding sequence ATGAACACGCCGACCGCCGCCCTGCTTTGCCTGCTCCTGCTGTGCAGCAGTGCAGGCGTGCGTGCCGACGACCTGATGGACAACGACGACCTGGCCCCGACCAGCAGCGACCTCGGCGAACTGCCCCCACCCGTGGGTCAGCAAGCCCTGATCGACCAGCTCGGCCAGGCCAACGTCGCCCTGCTGCAACAGAACGGTCAGTCGCTGCTCGGGCAGATCGTGCAGTCTGGCAGCAATCAGGAAGCGTACATCCTGCAACAGGGCAGCGACTTGATGGCGCTGATCAACCAGAACGGTTCCGGCAACGCCGCCTCGATCACTCAGAACGGCAGCCACAACCGCGCGCAGATTTCGCAAAACGGCAACAACAACGACGCCAGCATCGAGCAGGCCGGCGCGGGGCTGCAAAGCGCCGTGACCCAGTCGGGCAACGGCATGAGCGTTTCGGTCAAGCAATACCGCTAA
- a CDS encoding Ig-like domain-containing protein → MNKWPRFALNALGLGLALSLTGSAYAQLAAVDPGPYTFATGKFPMWYQDSNQLSMELCQSRAASSRVAASTPPAYMCTLLPEPGIYDDSLPMVFPDNWPPEAFWFLAETTIPNNGAGFGMDAYVAGIEAAFASENPADGDQQSFARIRIRVNVPVAGTYTITHPYGVETVNVTTPGRRAINITKDIGIGAPGDFSGTLNGAIGPFLRSINGPYTEVNPDTGGVETFVGDPNLTEAVTGSPFDTNFVRIVGPSGAGTIQTNLFTVAGKVLDSRQQTHVDIDRATYRRTSAGVRAEVFAKADSSSTLCFRETVALLPGPPPTPCQTSLTGDNTGLFFGQRLGSGAVPPVVVVTATNPAGTTRPTAVSAKLTDVVKVQTARYSWANHSLLIEATSTDEVAVPDMVAQGYGRLSKTGTLQRITVADLTQPPATVTVKSAAGGSDTEPVVVVGTAPDTGANQAPIANADTGSTSFGVPVTVNLLANDSDPDGNTPLSITALTQPAAGQGTVVLSGTTAVVYTPPAVVNAPLTTTFTYKAQDAKGLASANPATVTITVAPNQAPTAVADSIATAGLTVPISVLANDTDPEGNVPLAVASVTQPALGRGSVTTDGTVVTYTPPAVILTAFTTTFTYVARDSFGALSTPATVTVQVSPRAPAETFAVTAATVTARAGNRFTWDFSGTSSVILGNTVTVQVTTPTGLVTLGTTTVPLTGRWRLTVTNTTVVPSANPTATIRTTPGTVRTVPVTVQ, encoded by the coding sequence ATGAACAAGTGGCCACGCTTTGCGCTCAACGCGCTCGGGCTCGGGCTCGCTCTCTCGCTGACCGGCAGTGCCTATGCGCAACTCGCCGCCGTCGACCCCGGGCCCTACACCTTCGCCACCGGGAAATTCCCGATGTGGTATCAGGACAGCAATCAACTGTCGATGGAACTCTGTCAGTCGCGTGCCGCCAGTTCGCGGGTAGCGGCCAGCACCCCACCGGCCTACATGTGCACCCTGCTGCCGGAACCGGGCATCTACGACGACAGCCTGCCGATGGTGTTCCCGGACAACTGGCCGCCGGAAGCCTTCTGGTTTCTCGCCGAAACCACTATCCCCAACAACGGCGCCGGCTTTGGCATGGACGCTTATGTCGCCGGGATCGAAGCGGCGTTTGCCTCGGAAAACCCGGCTGACGGCGATCAACAAAGCTTCGCGCGGATCCGTATCCGGGTAAACGTCCCCGTGGCCGGCACCTACACCATCACTCACCCGTATGGTGTGGAGACGGTTAACGTCACCACCCCCGGGCGCCGGGCGATCAATATCACCAAGGACATCGGCATCGGTGCGCCGGGCGACTTCAGCGGCACCCTCAACGGCGCCATCGGGCCGTTCCTGCGCAGCATCAACGGCCCGTACACCGAAGTGAACCCCGATACCGGCGGCGTCGAAACCTTCGTCGGCGACCCGAACCTCACCGAAGCGGTGACCGGCAGCCCGTTCGACACCAACTTCGTACGCATCGTCGGGCCGTCCGGCGCCGGTACGATTCAGACCAACCTGTTCACCGTCGCCGGAAAGGTGCTCGACAGCCGTCAGCAAACCCACGTCGACATCGACCGCGCCACCTATCGCCGCACCTCGGCCGGGGTGCGTGCCGAAGTGTTCGCCAAGGCTGACAGCAGCTCGACCCTGTGTTTCCGTGAAACCGTGGCGCTGCTCCCCGGTCCACCGCCAACGCCGTGCCAGACCAGCCTGACCGGTGACAACACCGGGCTGTTCTTCGGCCAACGCCTGGGCAGCGGTGCCGTGCCGCCCGTGGTGGTGGTGACTGCGACCAACCCGGCCGGGACCACGCGTCCGACCGCTGTGTCGGCCAAGCTCACCGACGTGGTGAAAGTGCAGACCGCGCGTTACAGCTGGGCCAACCACAGCTTGCTGATCGAAGCGACATCGACCGATGAAGTGGCAGTTCCGGACATGGTTGCCCAAGGCTACGGACGCCTGTCGAAGACCGGCACCCTGCAGCGCATCACCGTCGCCGACCTGACTCAGCCACCGGCCACCGTGACGGTGAAATCCGCCGCCGGCGGCAGTGACACCGAGCCCGTTGTCGTCGTCGGCACCGCACCGGACACCGGCGCCAACCAGGCGCCAATCGCCAACGCCGACACCGGCAGCACCAGCTTCGGCGTGCCGGTGACCGTCAACCTGCTGGCCAACGACAGCGATCCCGACGGCAACACGCCGCTGAGCATCACCGCATTGACCCAACCGGCAGCCGGCCAAGGCACCGTCGTGCTCAGTGGCACCACAGCCGTGGTCTACACCCCACCCGCCGTGGTCAACGCGCCACTGACCACGACCTTCACCTACAAAGCGCAGGACGCCAAAGGGCTGGCCTCGGCCAATCCGGCCACCGTGACCATCACCGTCGCCCCGAACCAGGCGCCCACCGCCGTCGCCGACAGCATCGCAACGGCAGGCCTGACCGTGCCAATCAGTGTGCTGGCCAACGACACCGATCCGGAAGGCAACGTGCCGCTGGCCGTGGCCAGTGTCACCCAGCCGGCGCTCGGTCGCGGCAGCGTCACCACCGACGGTACCGTGGTCACTTACACCCCACCAGCCGTCATCCTGACCGCCTTCACCACGACCTTTACCTACGTCGCCCGGGACAGCTTCGGCGCCCTGTCGACACCGGCCACGGTCACCGTGCAGGTGTCGCCAAGAGCGCCAGCGGAAACCTTCGCCGTCACCGCCGCCACCGTGACCGCACGGGCCGGTAATCGCTTCACCTGGGACTTCTCGGGGACCTCGTCGGTGATCCTCGGCAACACCGTCACCGTGCAAGTCACCACACCGACCGGCCTGGTGACCCTCGGCACCACGACCGTGCCACTGACCGGTCGCTGGAGACTGACCGTCACCAACACCACCGTGGTGCCGTCGGCCAACCCGACCGCAACGATCCGCACGACGCCTGGCACCGTGCGCACCGTCCCGGTCACCGTGCAGTAA